A DNA window from Drosophila pseudoobscura strain MV-25-SWS-2005 chromosome 2, UCI_Dpse_MV25, whole genome shotgun sequence contains the following coding sequences:
- the Cog1 gene encoding conserved oligomeric Golgi complex subunit 1 isoform X2, giving the protein MTANLLNLNVDTLFEQHSVSEIDVVHKKIQTVVENKREELRTHVGERYRDLLKAADTIAAMQTSAATLIEQVHCVQANCRSLNEQQLLGFKTTAPATDAALQQRNASKKLQSYYGTMVQIKLLTSLPELIWTHIDNEQFFAATELFIFSRHISTGLQLDGNSALMQKLPVARKQWEILRPFHLTIKHAVLAVLEREELCPEIAVDCMQSLLLLDKCDLSSVLQTFLNLRASAFLNCLQSHLTEPRRVKERILASLGILNSTIELLDKCLLENGLLFTRLAECSASTCPPSISRMESSERQLAHLLPEIIAGFKPQFDVPKLSPKHLGMSLQQWLDKMNALAATQLQQIFALVSNMQTIQDIKSSARSTGRPSFLHLEQQLHLEHSELDFYATKYVPLINARVREIIRSSWAHAMKQTYEKVLSLIEAGVSTPPHQIWKEQSDDLPLSLAAALSDQPKRLANRTKGYDSSTIDLCKQFDSQLADIVQELNVLLQEQTTRTEDKMSLIKFLRETAQEQVAEYLSKLKSLQLRERPALLQALRNSLALVELCPNLKLCFCQPPSWRQWNQSGAGIDHWQRICGLIEDEMLSLWLLIVEDVLTAHSCEKQLTKIISHEAVLRDFALWQTLTLEQRDEEQEQSVQSTIRIPSQPRLSLQTYLHQLIQALNLAVPQTLPSKVLHAFNQKLLGQLLGHYEGLAAAECTKTSQNIALQLYFDLKFLERVFAVSREERPLYDQIHSQQNNLRDCIDPFDFELFAEHISTHVARSTSRLQGELGVLTPYTPAPGQGTTASSALAHEADPNVLCLSTSGSTSLWFPLLPIVMPQAAGGLAGSERKQKPVETDKDFFELQS; this is encoded by the exons ATGACGGCAAATCTACTGAATTTAAATGTGGATACGCTGTTTGAGCAGCACAGCGTATCCGAGATCGATGTAGTGCACAAAAAGATACAGACTGTGGTGGAGAACAAGCGCGAGGAGCTGCGCACTCATGTGGG AGAGCGGTACAGGGATCTGCTCAAGGCGGCCGACACCATTGCGGCCATGCAAACGTCAGCGGCAACCCTCATCGAGCAGGTGCACTGCGTCCAGGCGAATTGTCGGAGTCTTaatgagcagcagctcctgggCTTCAAGACAACGGCGCCCGCCACGGACGCGGCGCTGCAGCAGAGAAATGCCAGCAAGAAGCTGCAGAGCTACTATGGCACAATGGTGCAAATCAAGCTGCTGACGTCGCTGCCGGAGCTAATTTGGACGCACATCGACAACGAACAGTTTTTTGCGGCCACTGAGCTGTTCATCTTCAGTCGCCACATCAGCACAGGCCTGCAGCTGGATGGCAATAGTGCGCTAATGCAAAAGCTGCCCGTGGCCCGCAAGCAATGGGAGATTCTACGGCCCTTCCACCTTACCATCAAGCATGCAGTACTAGCCGTGTTGGAGCGCGAGGAACTATGCCCAGAGATCGCTGTGGACTGTATGCAGAGCCTACTCCTGCTGGACAAGTGCGATCTCAGCTCTGTTCTGCAAACCTTTCTCAACCTGCGAGCCTCTGCCTTCTTGAATTGCCTCCAGAGCCATCTCACGGAACCTCGTCGTGTCAAGGAACGCATTTTGGCAAGTCTGGGCATTCTAAACAGCACCATAGAGCTGCTGGACAAGTGTCTGCTGG agaACGGCCTACTGTTCACTCGCCTAGCGGAATGTTCAGCGTCCACATGCCCGCCCAGCATTAGTCGGATGGAGAGCAGCGAGCGGCAGTTGGCCCATCTTTTGCCCGAAATCATAGCTGGCTTCAAGCCGCAGTTTGATGTCCCAAAACTGTCGCCCAAGCATTTGGGCATGTCCCTTCAACAATGGCTGGACAAGATGAATGCTTTAGCCGCcacacagctgcagcagatATTCGCTTTGGTCAGTAACATGCAGACCATTCAAGATATCAAATCGTCGGCCAGGTCCACAGGCAGGCCAAGCTTTCTTCATCTAGAGCAGCAGCTCCATTTGGAGCATTCCGAGCTGGACTTTTATGCCACAAAGTATGTACCCCTCATCAATGCCCGTGTGAGGGAGATCATACGCAGTAGTTGGGCTCACGCCATGAAGCAGACCTACGAGAAGGTGCTTTCTTTGATTGAGGCTGGGGTGTCGACGCCACCGCATCAGATATGGAAAGAGCAGAGCGATGACTTGCCCCTGAGCCTGGCAGCGGCACTCAGCGATCAGCCCAAGCGTTTGGCCAACCGCACCAAAGGCTACGACTCCTCAACCATTGATCTGTGCAAGCAGTTTGATTCTCAGCTGGCCGACATCGTCCAGGAGCTGAATGTCCTTCTTCAAGAGCAAACGACGCGAACGGAGGATAAGATGTCATTGATCAAATTCCTACGGGAAACGGCACAGGAGCAGGTTGCAGAGTATCTGTCCAAACTGAAGTCGCTGCAATTACGAGAGCGTCCTGCCCTGCTCCAGGCTTTGCGCAATAGTCTGGCATTGGTGGAACTGTGCCCCAACCTGAAGCTGTGCTTCTGTCAACCACCCAGCTGGCGTCAATGGAATCAGTCGGGTGCGGGCATTGACCACTGGCAACGTATTTGTGGTTTGATTGAAGACGAGATGCTAAGTCTCTGGCTGCTCATTGTGGAGGATGTCCTGACGGCTCACAGCTGCGAGAAACAGCTTACAAAGATCATCAGTCATGAAGCGGTTTTGAGGGATTTTGCG CTCTGGCAAACGCTTACTCTGGAGCAGCGCGAtgaggagcaggaacagagCGTCCAGTCAACCATACGCATTCCCAGCCAACCGCGTCTCTCACTGCAAACGTATCTTCATCAGTTGATTCAAGCTCTAAATCTGGCTGTTCCCCAGACCCTGCCATCCAAAGTGCTGCATGCCTTCAACCAGAAACTTCTTGGACAGCTGCTGGGACACTACGAGGGACTGGCGGCTGCAGAGTGCACGAAGACCAGCCAGAACATTGCCCTACAGCTCTACTTTGATCTGAAGTTTCTGGAGCGCGTGTTTGCCGTCTCTCGCGAGGAGCGTCCTCTGTACGATCAGATCCATTCTCAGCAAAACAACCTGCGGGACTGCATCGATCCCTTCGACTTTGAGCTGTTTGCCGAGCACATCAGCACGCATGTCGCCCGCTCCACGTCTCGTCTCCAAGGCGAACTGGGGGTATTGACACCCTATACGCCAGCTCCTGGCCAAGGCACAACTGCATCGAGCGCCTTGGCCCACGAGGCGGATCCCAATGTGCTGTGCCTAAGCACTTCGGGCTCCACATCTCTTTGGTTCCCCTTGCTACCGATTGTCATGCCGCAGGCTGCAGGTGGACTTGCTGGCAGTGAACGCAAACAGAAGCCCGTTGAGACAGATAAA GATTTCTTTGAATTGCAATCCTAA
- the Cog1 gene encoding conserved oligomeric Golgi complex subunit 1 isoform X1, translating into MTANLLNLNVDTLFEQHSVSEIDVVHKKIQTVVENKREELRTHVGERYRDLLKAADTIAAMQTSAATLIEQVHCVQANCRSLNEQQLLGFKTTAPATDAALQQRNASKKLQSYYGTMVQIKLLTSLPELIWTHIDNEQFFAATELFIFSRHISTGLQLDGNSALMQKLPVARKQWEILRPFHLTIKHAVLAVLEREELCPEIAVDCMQSLLLLDKCDLSSVLQTFLNLRASAFLNCLQSHLTEPRRVKERILASLGILNSTIELLDKCLLENGLLFTRLAECSASTCPPSISRMESSERQLAHLLPEIIAGFKPQFDVPKLSPKHLGMSLQQWLDKMNALAATQLQQIFALVSNMQTIQDIKSSARSTGRPSFLHLEQQLHLEHSELDFYATKYVPLINARVREIIRSSWAHAMKQTYEKVLSLIEAGVSTPPHQIWKEQSDDLPLSLAAALSDQPKRLANRTKGYDSSTIDLCKQFDSQLADIVQELNVLLQEQTTRTEDKMSLIKFLRETAQEQVAEYLSKLKSLQLRERPALLQALRNSLALVELCPNLKLCFCQPPSWRQWNQSGAGIDHWQRICGLIEDEMLSLWLLIVEDVLTAHSCEKQLTKIISHEAVLRDFALWQTLTLEQRDEEQEQSVQSTIRIPSQPRLSLQTYLHQLIQALNLAVPQTLPSKVLHAFNQKLLGQLLGHYEGLAAAECTKTSQNIALQLYFDLKFLERVFAVSREERPLYDQIHSQQNNLRDCIDPFDFELFAEHISTHVARSTSRLQGELGVLTPYTPAPGQGTTASSALAHEADPNVLCLSTSGSTSLWFPLLPIVMPQAAGGLAGSERKQKPVETDKTAIATTATTTTTPTRKSGGSATTRKGDNSKSKSGAASFFGMSQEWFR; encoded by the exons ATGACGGCAAATCTACTGAATTTAAATGTGGATACGCTGTTTGAGCAGCACAGCGTATCCGAGATCGATGTAGTGCACAAAAAGATACAGACTGTGGTGGAGAACAAGCGCGAGGAGCTGCGCACTCATGTGGG AGAGCGGTACAGGGATCTGCTCAAGGCGGCCGACACCATTGCGGCCATGCAAACGTCAGCGGCAACCCTCATCGAGCAGGTGCACTGCGTCCAGGCGAATTGTCGGAGTCTTaatgagcagcagctcctgggCTTCAAGACAACGGCGCCCGCCACGGACGCGGCGCTGCAGCAGAGAAATGCCAGCAAGAAGCTGCAGAGCTACTATGGCACAATGGTGCAAATCAAGCTGCTGACGTCGCTGCCGGAGCTAATTTGGACGCACATCGACAACGAACAGTTTTTTGCGGCCACTGAGCTGTTCATCTTCAGTCGCCACATCAGCACAGGCCTGCAGCTGGATGGCAATAGTGCGCTAATGCAAAAGCTGCCCGTGGCCCGCAAGCAATGGGAGATTCTACGGCCCTTCCACCTTACCATCAAGCATGCAGTACTAGCCGTGTTGGAGCGCGAGGAACTATGCCCAGAGATCGCTGTGGACTGTATGCAGAGCCTACTCCTGCTGGACAAGTGCGATCTCAGCTCTGTTCTGCAAACCTTTCTCAACCTGCGAGCCTCTGCCTTCTTGAATTGCCTCCAGAGCCATCTCACGGAACCTCGTCGTGTCAAGGAACGCATTTTGGCAAGTCTGGGCATTCTAAACAGCACCATAGAGCTGCTGGACAAGTGTCTGCTGG agaACGGCCTACTGTTCACTCGCCTAGCGGAATGTTCAGCGTCCACATGCCCGCCCAGCATTAGTCGGATGGAGAGCAGCGAGCGGCAGTTGGCCCATCTTTTGCCCGAAATCATAGCTGGCTTCAAGCCGCAGTTTGATGTCCCAAAACTGTCGCCCAAGCATTTGGGCATGTCCCTTCAACAATGGCTGGACAAGATGAATGCTTTAGCCGCcacacagctgcagcagatATTCGCTTTGGTCAGTAACATGCAGACCATTCAAGATATCAAATCGTCGGCCAGGTCCACAGGCAGGCCAAGCTTTCTTCATCTAGAGCAGCAGCTCCATTTGGAGCATTCCGAGCTGGACTTTTATGCCACAAAGTATGTACCCCTCATCAATGCCCGTGTGAGGGAGATCATACGCAGTAGTTGGGCTCACGCCATGAAGCAGACCTACGAGAAGGTGCTTTCTTTGATTGAGGCTGGGGTGTCGACGCCACCGCATCAGATATGGAAAGAGCAGAGCGATGACTTGCCCCTGAGCCTGGCAGCGGCACTCAGCGATCAGCCCAAGCGTTTGGCCAACCGCACCAAAGGCTACGACTCCTCAACCATTGATCTGTGCAAGCAGTTTGATTCTCAGCTGGCCGACATCGTCCAGGAGCTGAATGTCCTTCTTCAAGAGCAAACGACGCGAACGGAGGATAAGATGTCATTGATCAAATTCCTACGGGAAACGGCACAGGAGCAGGTTGCAGAGTATCTGTCCAAACTGAAGTCGCTGCAATTACGAGAGCGTCCTGCCCTGCTCCAGGCTTTGCGCAATAGTCTGGCATTGGTGGAACTGTGCCCCAACCTGAAGCTGTGCTTCTGTCAACCACCCAGCTGGCGTCAATGGAATCAGTCGGGTGCGGGCATTGACCACTGGCAACGTATTTGTGGTTTGATTGAAGACGAGATGCTAAGTCTCTGGCTGCTCATTGTGGAGGATGTCCTGACGGCTCACAGCTGCGAGAAACAGCTTACAAAGATCATCAGTCATGAAGCGGTTTTGAGGGATTTTGCG CTCTGGCAAACGCTTACTCTGGAGCAGCGCGAtgaggagcaggaacagagCGTCCAGTCAACCATACGCATTCCCAGCCAACCGCGTCTCTCACTGCAAACGTATCTTCATCAGTTGATTCAAGCTCTAAATCTGGCTGTTCCCCAGACCCTGCCATCCAAAGTGCTGCATGCCTTCAACCAGAAACTTCTTGGACAGCTGCTGGGACACTACGAGGGACTGGCGGCTGCAGAGTGCACGAAGACCAGCCAGAACATTGCCCTACAGCTCTACTTTGATCTGAAGTTTCTGGAGCGCGTGTTTGCCGTCTCTCGCGAGGAGCGTCCTCTGTACGATCAGATCCATTCTCAGCAAAACAACCTGCGGGACTGCATCGATCCCTTCGACTTTGAGCTGTTTGCCGAGCACATCAGCACGCATGTCGCCCGCTCCACGTCTCGTCTCCAAGGCGAACTGGGGGTATTGACACCCTATACGCCAGCTCCTGGCCAAGGCACAACTGCATCGAGCGCCTTGGCCCACGAGGCGGATCCCAATGTGCTGTGCCTAAGCACTTCGGGCTCCACATCTCTTTGGTTCCCCTTGCTACCGATTGTCATGCCGCAGGCTGCAGGTGGACTTGCTGGCAGTGAACGCAAACAGAAGCCCGTTGAGACAGATAAA
- the LOC4802606 gene encoding short-chain specific acyl-CoA dehydrogenase, mitochondrial has protein sequence MQQLVRVALTLGQRSGSVWNASRDRGIASLAALSETHQILQKTCRDFANAELAPRARQHDREGLHPAEQIRRLGELGLMAVTVREEYGGSGLDYQAYAIGMEEVARGDAAVSVAMGVNNLFLGAVQLHGSEQQKQDFLVPYTQGEKIAFYALSEPGNGSDASAASTTAKLDGNSYQLNGTKAWISNSKEASGGVVFATIDKTLKHKGITAFLTAKDVPGLSVGKKECKMGMRASSTCQLVLDDVQVPQFQVLGGPGEGFKIAMQSLDCGRIGIAAQATGIAQAALELAVDYSQKRIAFGKQLSRMQLIQQKLADMATRVEVSRLLTWRAAWLKDNGLPITKEAAMAKLHASEAATYCAHQCTQILGGMGYTTDLPAEMYYRNARVTEIYEGTSEIQRIVIANAVLRELGSE, from the exons ATGCAGCAGCTGGTCCGGGTCGCTCTGACGCTAG GTCAACGCTCGGGCAGCGTTTGGAATGCGAGCCGGGACAGGGGGATTGCCAGCCTGGCAGCTCTCTCCGAAACACACCAGATACTCCAGAAGACCTGCCGGGACTTCGCCAATGCAGAGCTGGCTCCACGGGCCCGCCAGCATGATCGCGAGGGGCTGCACCCGGCGGAGCAGATACGACGGCTGGGAGAACTCGGCCTGATGGCGGTGACAGTGCGGGAAGAGTATG GCGGCTCCGGACTCGACTACCAGGCCTATGCTATTGGCATGGAGGAGGTTGCTCGTGGCGATGCGGCCGTCTCCGTTGCAATGGGCGTCAACAACCTCTTCTTGGGCGCCGTACAGCTCCATGGAAgcgagcagcagaagcaagaCTTTCTGGTGCCCTACACCCAGGGCGAGAAGATTGCCTTCTATGCCCTGTCCGAGCCGGGAAACGGATCAGATGCCAGCGCCGCCAGCACCACGGCCAAGTTGGATGGGAATAGCTACCAGCTAAACGGCACCAAGGCATGGATATCCAATTCCAAGGAAGCCAGTGGCGGCGTCGTCTTTGCCACAATCGACAAGACGCTCAAGCACAAGGGTATCACGGCCTTCCTTACAGCTAAAGACGTGCCCGGTCTGTCTGTGGGCAAGAAGGAATGCAAGATGGGAATGCGAGCCTCCTCCACGTGCCAGCTGGTGCTAGACGACGTCCAAGTGCCGCAGTTCCAGGTGCTGGGAGGCCCCGGCGAGGGCTTCAAAATTGCCATGCAGTCGCTGGACTGCGGTCGCATTGGAATCGCCGCCCAGGCTACGGGCATTGCACAGGCCGCTCTGGAACTGGCCGTAGACTACTCCCAGAAGCGTATTGCTTTTGGCAAGCAGCTCTCGCGGATGCAGCTCATCCAGCAGAAGCTGGCGGACATGGCGACGAGGGTGGAGGTGTCCCGGCTGCTAACCTGGCGGGCCGCTTGGCTCAAGGACAATGGTTTGCCCATCACCAAGGAGGCCGCGATGGCTAAGCTGCATGCCTCCGAGGCGGCCACATACTGCGCCCACCAATGCACCCAGATCCTGGGCGGAATGGGTTATACAACCGACTTGCCCGCAGAGATGTACTACCGTAACGCTCGAGTAACGGAGATCTACGaaggaacctccgaaattcaGCGTATTGTGATTGCCAATGCTGTGCTCAGGGAGCTGGGCAGTGAATGA
- the Rsbp15 gene encoding actin cytoskeleton-regulatory complex protein PAN1 has product MNYLIQRGKLRQQAINLPEGLPEILSDITREVLRCQPTKECLCQFIIDYLHSVIVTREKAMVARSILDRALRQVDNIISDLCVCDLTKEKSDMMGQVMEDCFRNFLERRRCEMRRGKQTISFEDIDILEELLVKCKFSEEELALSRPAVESAYKRFVDAYMAAARGADGTEVLYQYFRDRELKRMREAMREHSATIIQAAWRGYLVRANLPQHICTCTCMEVDEAANEEEMRLDHAARVIQRFFRNCLTHMDLKPIVDPCGDVTESSEKDSSTPKEATAKAEPDEDKTPPTPPPTAADTVVVTAQPSEVASEVPSQQAPGQEAVAAESEGNAAPEPVAEEAAPVEPTEAAEEAPAGEEAPPTAEEAPPEAAEEPPAEESPAAPEETPPPPPPPEEEAPAAVAEEEAPPEEAPAEAPVEAPAEAPAEPPAEAPAEAPAEE; this is encoded by the exons ATGAATTACTTGATACAGCGCGGAAAACTCCGCCAGCAAGCGATTAATTTGCCGGAAGGACTTCCCGAAATACTTTCGGACATCACACGCGAGGTCCTGCGCTGCCAGCCAACAAAGGAATGCCTCTGCCAGTTCATCATCGACTATCTGCACTCTGTGATTGTGACACGAGAGAAGGCCATGG TGGCTAGAAGCATCCTGGATCGTGCTCTGCGCCAGGTTGACAACATCATCTCGGACCTGTGCGTTTGCGATCTGACTAAGGAAAAGTCTGATATGATGGGACAGGTGATGGAGGATTGCTTCCGCAACTTCCTTGAGCGGCGTCGCTGCGAGATGCGCCGCGGCAAGCAGACGATCAGCTTCGAGGACATCGACATACTCGAGGAGCTGCTAGTGAAGTGCAAGTTCTCCGAGGAGGAGCTGGCCTTATCCCGTCCGGCCGTCGAGAGTGCCTACAAGCGTTTCGTGGACGCCTACATGGCGGCTGCCCGTGGCGCCGACGGTACAGAAGTGCTCTACCAGTACTTCCGAGATCGGGAGCTCAAGCGCATGCGCGAGGCCATGCGGGAGCACTCGGCCACCATTATCCAGGCCGCCTGGCGCGGCTATCTAGTGCGCGCCAACCTGCCACAGCACAtatgcacctgcacctgcatgGAG GTTGATGAAGCTGCTAATGAAGAGGAAATGCGATTGGATCACGCTGCTCGCGTCATTCAGCGTTTCTTCCGCAACTGCTTAACG CACATGGATCTGAAGCCCATTGTAGATCCCTGTGGGGATGTGACGGAATCTTCCGAAAAGGACAGCAGCACCCCGAAGGAAGCGACGGCGAAGGCTGAGCCAGATGAGGATAAAACTCCTCCGACTCCTCCTCCAACTGCTGCCGATACTGTCGTAGTCACTGCCCAACCTTCGGAGGTTGCCTCCGAGGTTCCCTCGCAGCAGGCACCAggacaggaagccgtcgctgCAGAGTCTGAAGGAAATGCTGCTCCAGAACCAGTGGCTGAAGAAGCGGCTCCAGTGGAGCCGACAGAAGCTGCAGAAGAGGCCCCGGCAGGAGAAGAAGCCCCTCCCACCGCAGAAGAGGCACcgccagaggcagcagaagaaCCACCAGCAGAAGAGTCACCAGCAGCTCCTGAAgagacaccaccaccaccaccgccaccagaAGAGGAAGCCCCAGCCGCAGTTGCAGAGGAAGAAGCTCCACCTGAGGAAGCCCCGGCCGAGGCACCAGTCGAGGCACCAGCCGAGGCACCAGCCGAGCCACCAGCTGAGGCACCAGCCGAGGCACCAGCCGAGGAATAG
- the LOC4802609 gene encoding LOW QUALITY PROTEIN: chymotrypsin-1 (The sequence of the model RefSeq protein was modified relative to this genomic sequence to represent the inferred CDS: inserted 1 base in 1 codon), whose translation MGLTEILLLAVLSAGGATARLNSRQLSEDPPTRIVGGSDVPPGEYVPYQVSMQYRTSGGQAHFCGGSIISPNRILTAAHCCRGLNASRMTVVAGIRSLQESGSRSQVVSYSIHPKYQELVTSDVAVLFIEPPLEMNNVSIRAIEFTAKRKEFVGGGVPVTLTGWGLRLPVPFPFLDNVNYPNTLQRMSYHTIGNRQCREAGMESVTDTEICXRGPFRGACSGDSGGPLVMQTENGLKQVGIVSYGLMVCGLYISPDVYTRVSTFSGWIQDHIE comes from the exons ATGGGGCTAACGGAGATTCTGCTGCTCGCGGTACTCTCTGCCGGAGGGGCCACAGCGCGTCTTAATT CTCGTCAGCTCAGTGAAGATCCACCCACTCGAATAGTTGGTGGTTCGGATGTTCCCCCCGGAGAGTACGTTCCCTATCAGGTGTCCATGCAGTACAGAACCAGCGGCGGTCAGGCGCACTTTTGCGGCGGCTCTATTATATCTCCGAATCGCATCCTAACGGCTGCCCATTGCTGTCGCGGACTGAATGCATCGCGGATGACAGTTGTGGCCGGGATACGCAGCCTTCAGGAGAGTGGTTCACGTTCTCAGGTGGTGTCCTACAGCATACATCCAAAATATCAAGAGCTAGTCACCAGCGACGTAGCCGTGCTGTTCATTGAGCCGCCGCTGGAGATGAACAATGTCAGCATCAGGGCCATAGAGTTTACGGCAAAGCGAAAGGAGTTTGTCGGTGGCGGAGTTCCCGTAACACTCACAGGATGGGGTCTGCGACTGCCTGTTCCTTTTCCCTTCCTGGACAACGTCAACTATCCGAACACACTTCAGCGCATGAGCTATCATACGATAGGAAATAGGCAGTGCAGAGAGGCGGGCATGGAGAGTGTCACGGATACGGAGATCT GCAGAGGTCCCTTCAGAGGCGCCTGTTCG GGCGACTCTGGCGGACCGCTGGTCATGCAAACGGAGAATGGACTGAAGCAGGTTGGCATCGTGTCCTATGGACTGATGGTCTGCGGTCTCTACATCTCCCCGGATGTCTACACTCGAGTGTCCACGTTCAGTGGATGGATACAAGACCACATAGAGTAA
- the LOC4802608 gene encoding chymotrypsin-2, with the protein MKVGTTLILLFVALMGVEVIQGKPMGRIIDLDAYFEEADTNSQERVVGGYDVPEDEYVPYQVSMQFLTRSGQQRHFCGGSLIAPNRVLTAAHCVNGQNASRITVVAGIRDLNDSTGHRSQVQSYEMNENYQELVTSDIAILKIDPPFEVDQKRVSTIDVSGSEEVGADQEVLLTGWGSVFHFGTGPFAKYPTVLQKLSYKTLSNARCKETMTQLTDTEICALERFGKGACNGDSGGPLVMQKGESLKQVGVVSYGTAFCASNSPDVYTRVSMFDGWIAERMS; encoded by the exons ATGAAGGTAGGCACTACTTTGATTTTGCTCTTTGTAGCTCTGATGGGAGTGGAGGTGATCCAAGGCAAACCCATGGGACGCATCATTGATT TGGATGCGTACTTCGAGGAGGCGGACACCAATTCCCAGGAACGCGTTGTAGGTGGCTACGATGTGCCCGAGGATGAGTATGTGCCCTACCAGGTGTCCATGCAGTTCCTCACACGGAGCGGCCAGCAGCGGCATTTCTGTGGTGGCTCCCTGATTGCACCCAATCGCGTCCTGACTGCCGCTCATTGCGTCAACGGACAGAATGCCAGCCGGATCACGGTGGTGGCTGGCATTAGGGATCTGAATGACAGCACTGGCCATCGTTCTCAGGTGCAGTCTTACGAGATGAACGAGAACTACCAGGAGCTGGTGACCAGCGACATTGCCATCCTAAAGATCGATCCTCCTTTCGAGGTGGATCAAAAGCGTGTGTCCACCATCGATGTGAGCGGCTCGGAAGAGGTGGGGGCCGATCAGGAGGTTCTTCTCACTGGCTGGGGCTCTGTCTTTCACTTTGGCACTGGTCCCTTTGCCAAGTATCCCACGGTGCTGCAGAAGCTCTCCTACAAGACGCTCAGCAATGCCAGATGCAAAGAGACCATGACGCAGCTCACGGACACTGAGATTTGTGCTCTGGAGAGATTTGGCAAGGGTGCTTGCAAT GGCGACTCTGGCGGTCCTTTGGTGATGCAGAAAGGGGAGTCTCTCAAGCAAGTGGGCGTCGTCTCCTATGGCACTGCTTTCTGTGCCTCCAACAGTCCTGATGTCTATACCAGGGTTTCCATGTTTGATGGCTGGATTGCAGAACGAATGTCCTAA
- the LOC4802610 gene encoding chymotrypsin-1: MGGYHFQLIRVGVKVPPALVMFAIKLFCLYLSVTMAATWIAPTKTSTDPMRSMETAAADPIRINGGQMVNETVPFQISLQAQRRGRWSHFCGGSIVSAQHVLTAAHCVEKMKVENISVVVGTLNWKSGGLRHRVVAKHVHPQYAMSPRIINDIALVKVTPPFRLNRADIGTIHLGGTDRIGEKVAVRLTGWGSTTPATSSASLPDHLQALHYSTISNEECNQKGFRVTRNEICALATHGQGACVGDSGGPLILAGSRPQLVGIVSYGSSTCAQGRPDVYTRVSSFLPYISKVINQDLA; this comes from the exons ATGGGGGGTTATCATTTCCAACTCATTCGCGTCGGAGTAAAAGTGCCACCAGCACTCGTAATGTTCGCCATAAAGCTATTCTGTCTGTATCTAAGTGTGACCATGGCTGCCACCTGGATAGCCCCCACAAAAACCTCAACAGATCCCATGCGGAGCATGgaaaccgcagcagcagatccCATTAGGATTAATGGCGGCCAAATGGTGAACGAGACGGTGCCCTTCCAAATCTCACTGCAGGCGCAGCGACGTGGACGCTGGAGTCACTTCTGCGGGGGCTCCATAGTCAGTGCCCAGCATGTCCTCACGGCCGCCCACTGCGTGGAGAAGATGAAGGTGGAGAACATCAGTGTGGTGGTTGGCACCCTTAACTGGAAGTCCGGGGGCCTGCGCCACCGGGTGGTGGCAAAGCATGTGCATCCGCAGTACGCGATGAGTCCCCGGATCATCAACGACATTGCCCTGGTCAAGGTGACGCCCCCATTCCGCTTGAATCGCGCAGATATCGGTACCATCCATCTGGGTGGAACGGATCGCATTGGCGAGAAGGTGGCGGTACGTCTCACAGGATGGGGATCAACCACTCCTGCCACCTCCTCGGCCAGCCTGCCGGATCATCTTCAGGCGCTGCACTACAGCACCATTTCGAATGAGGAGTGCAACCAGAAGGGTTTCCGTGTGACCCGGAATGAGATCTGTGCCCTGGCTACCCACGGACAAGGGGCATGTGTG GGCGACTCTGGTGGACCTCTGATCCTGGCTGGCTCTCGTCCTCAGCTGGTGGGCATTGTCTCGTATGGGTCCTCCACCTGTGCCCAGGGCAGGCCCGATGTCTACACACGTGTCTCAAGCTTCCTGCCCTACATCAGCAAGGTGATCAACCAGGATCTGGCCTAA